From the Streptomyces pluripotens genome, one window contains:
- a CDS encoding FAD-binding oxidoreductase, translating into MSLHDRPAPQTPAHWLGPGAPGYDTARRIWNGMHDRRPAFIAPCSTPGQVSEALRYAARTDLEVTVRGGGHNVAGTAVADGTLMIDLAPMRSVTVDPVARIAQAGGGALLADLDAATTPHDLACPAGVVSHTGLGGLTLGGGYGWLARTWGLTCDHLLAAEVVLADGSVVEATDADHADLLWALRGGGGNFGIVTRFTLRLRPVGPVHYHTGVYPLAVAQDVLAAYRDFAVGQPDELHTVGALKPAGTAAWIPAELHGRPALFLTAAWFGEPDDGPVHTAPFFETTGPAATLVRRMSYAELQSLGDHGEPAGHRYFTKSCYPTDLTPETAAAFIAAGQEIPSALSSIDFEYLRGAIEHVPDEDSAFPSRNAPYIFTASSQWTDPQQDTPNIAWPRRSIERLAPMCTGGAYVNYLHDEAPGRVLEIYGSDRHTRLAAVKKAYDPANTFRRNQNIPPTPS; encoded by the coding sequence ATGTCCCTCCACGACCGTCCCGCCCCGCAGACGCCCGCCCACTGGCTTGGGCCCGGCGCGCCCGGCTACGACACGGCGCGCCGCATCTGGAACGGCATGCACGACCGCCGGCCTGCCTTCATCGCCCCGTGCAGCACCCCGGGCCAGGTATCCGAGGCCCTGCGCTACGCGGCCCGCACCGATCTGGAGGTCACGGTCAGGGGCGGCGGCCACAATGTCGCCGGCACCGCGGTCGCCGACGGCACCCTCATGATCGATCTGGCGCCCATGCGGAGCGTCACCGTCGACCCGGTCGCCCGCATCGCACAGGCCGGCGGCGGCGCTCTGCTCGCCGACCTTGACGCCGCCACCACACCGCACGATCTCGCCTGCCCGGCTGGCGTGGTCTCCCACACCGGCCTGGGCGGCCTCACCCTCGGCGGCGGCTATGGATGGCTCGCCCGCACCTGGGGACTGACCTGCGACCACCTTCTGGCGGCCGAAGTGGTTCTCGCGGACGGCTCGGTCGTCGAGGCCACCGACGCCGACCACGCCGACCTGCTGTGGGCGCTGCGCGGAGGAGGCGGCAATTTCGGCATCGTCACCCGCTTCACCCTCCGCCTGCGCCCCGTCGGCCCCGTCCACTACCACACCGGTGTCTATCCCCTGGCCGTCGCACAGGACGTGCTGGCCGCCTACCGGGACTTCGCCGTCGGCCAGCCCGACGAGCTGCACACCGTCGGCGCGCTCAAGCCCGCGGGTACCGCGGCCTGGATCCCCGCCGAACTCCACGGCCGACCCGCCCTGTTCCTCACCGCTGCCTGGTTCGGCGAGCCGGACGACGGACCGGTCCACACCGCCCCGTTCTTCGAGACCACCGGCCCCGCTGCCACCCTCGTGCGGCGCATGTCGTACGCGGAGCTCCAGAGCCTGGGCGACCACGGCGAGCCCGCCGGGCACCGCTACTTCACCAAATCCTGCTATCCCACCGACCTCACCCCCGAGACGGCCGCCGCGTTCATCGCCGCCGGGCAGGAGATCCCCTCGGCCCTGTCCTCCATCGACTTCGAGTACCTGCGCGGCGCCATCGAGCATGTCCCAGACGAGGATTCGGCGTTTCCCAGCCGCAACGCACCGTATATCTTCACCGCCTCGTCCCAGTGGACCGACCCGCAGCAGGACACGCCGAACATCGCCTGGCCCCGCCGCAGCATCGAGCGCCTCGCACCGATGTGCACCGGTGGCGCCTACGTCAACTACCTCCACGACGAGGCGCCCGGCCGCGTCCTGGAGATCTACGGCTCAGACCGTCACACCCGCCTGGCCGCCGTGAAGAAGGCATACGACCCCGCCAACACCTTCCGGCGCAACCAGAACATCCCGCCCACGCCGTCCTGA
- a CDS encoding amino acid--tRNA ligase-related protein, with amino-acid sequence MSQQPQSLALLKPPSVHSSNAPDAFVTVLRSPWYGLVADLYDVVERTTGQYARSKGLKNLSFPLTTRTVTCPNAFGSDSEPVPVNVLGVDTFLPDSMQFALEYGCRLAPGGCYSILPSYRGENPDETHLNQYTHSEAEIPGGLDDMISYVDGYVKTLAAAVLDEHGDRIAQLRGTTAHVENMAARGAPFERITFDEAMRLVGDVDGCVRDEGSWRSLTRKGERLIMQRVDNFVWVDHFDSLAVPFYQAFGDDAGRTARNADLFFGLGEIVGGGERHSDIELLRKSMALHDVNEQEYAWYVRMRKDLPMVTSGFGMGIERFLMWVLSHDDIRDIPLMSRLNEHPAFPDAVTRP; translated from the coding sequence ATGTCGCAGCAGCCCCAGTCCCTCGCCCTCCTGAAGCCCCCCTCCGTCCACTCCAGCAACGCCCCCGATGCATTCGTCACGGTCCTGCGCTCACCGTGGTACGGCCTGGTTGCCGACCTCTACGACGTCGTGGAGCGGACCACTGGACAGTACGCACGCTCCAAGGGCCTGAAGAATCTGTCCTTCCCGCTCACGACCCGGACTGTGACCTGCCCGAACGCCTTCGGCAGCGATTCCGAGCCCGTGCCGGTGAACGTTCTCGGCGTGGATACGTTCCTGCCCGACAGCATGCAGTTCGCCCTGGAGTACGGCTGCCGGCTCGCGCCGGGCGGCTGCTACAGCATCCTGCCCTCCTACCGCGGCGAGAATCCGGACGAGACCCATCTCAACCAGTACACGCACAGCGAAGCCGAGATACCCGGCGGCCTCGACGACATGATCAGTTACGTCGACGGCTACGTGAAGACGCTCGCCGCCGCGGTCCTGGACGAACACGGCGACCGTATCGCCCAACTCCGCGGCACCACCGCCCATGTCGAAAACATGGCCGCCCGGGGCGCCCCCTTCGAACGGATCACCTTCGATGAGGCCATGCGGCTCGTGGGTGACGTGGACGGCTGCGTCCGCGACGAGGGATCCTGGCGCTCGCTCACCCGCAAGGGGGAGCGCCTGATCATGCAGCGCGTCGACAACTTCGTCTGGGTCGACCACTTCGACTCGCTGGCCGTGCCCTTCTACCAGGCCTTCGGCGACGACGCCGGACGCACCGCCCGCAATGCCGACCTGTTCTTCGGACTCGGCGAGATCGTGGGAGGCGGCGAACGCCACTCGGACATCGAACTGCTGCGCAAGTCGATGGCCCTGCACGATGTCAACGAGCAGGAGTACGCCTGGTACGTGCGCATGCGCAAGGACCTGCCCATGGTCACCTCCGGCTTCGGCATGGGCATCGAGAGGTTCCTGATGTGGGTCCTGTCCCACGACGACATCCGGGACATCCCGCTCATGTCCCGGCTCAACGAGCACCCCGCCTTCCCTGACGCGGTCACCCGCCCCTAG